The sequence below is a genomic window from Draconibacterium halophilum.
TAACGCTTCCTGCAAATAGGCTGCTGATTTGGCCAAACTGGTACGCGAAGTATTGTAAGCTTTCCTGATTTTTTTACGCAGGAAATTTATCACCAAAATAATTAACGGAACCACCAACAATAACACCAAAGTAAGACGCCAATTGATGTAAAATAGGTAGCCCACCAGCGCCAGTGTTTTTATGCTGTCGGCAAGTAAACCAAGCACCCCGGCTGCAAACGAATCGGATACAGATTCCATATCGCTGGTAAGCCGCGACAAGGTTACGCCAATTGGTTTTTTATCGAAATAACTTAGCGGAAAGCGCAGCGATTTCCCAAACAAACGCCTGCGAAGATCGACAACTGCCAAACCTCCTGCTTTTGAAAAAGAGTAACTGTAAAATCCATCGAATAAGATATTAATAAGCAATGCCAGCGCCAGAAAAATGATTTGTCTGACCAAGCCATCCACATTACCCGGCACAATGTAATTATCAACAATATCTTCTATCAGCCAAAGGAATAAAATCCCGGCACCGGTTGTAATAGGAATGGAAGCAATACTCAGGAAAAACCACTTTTTATGCGGTTTAAAATAGCCGGCAAATTTTCGGAAAAGCTGCCAGTCTACATTTTTTATAATATTGTTTGTGCCTCTGCTCATTACTGCTTCTCCTTTTTTGTTTCACCTTCCTGCTGCAGGTTCGAAATGTCGCGGTAAAAGTCCGATTGCCTCAACAATTCCTCATGATTTCCTTTCGCCGCCATTTTACCATCTTCCAAAACAATGGTAAAATCTGTTTTCTCCAAAACACTTATCCGGTTCGAAATAACAACCAAACTTTTCACAGCATGGTTCTCCACAATTTGTTTGATCAGAAAACGCTCGGTATCCGTGTCAACAGCCGAGAAAACATCGTCGAGTATCAAGAGCTCGCCTTGGGTATAAAGTGCCCGTGCCAGGCTAATTCGTTGTTTCTGTCCGCCAGAAAGCATAATGCCTTTTTCGCCCACCATTGTTTTTCCTTTCTTGGGGAAACGCAACAATTCATCGGCAAAAGCACTTTTGTAAATTACATCATCAAACCGCTCCTGCTCAACAGCTTCGTCGGAGGTTAAACCAATGTTGTTTTCAATGGTATCGGAAAACAGAAAAACCTCCTGACTTACCGTATTTACCATCGACCTGATATCCTCGCTTTTTAGCGAATCGGCATCCTTTTCACCAAAGAAAATCTGACCCTTCCCCGGACGTAAATAACCATTCAAACACTGAATTAATGTTGTTTTTCCAGAACCCACTTTCCCGGTGATGCCAACAACCTGACCGGGTTTAATTGAAAATGATATGCCTTCTAAAACCGGTTTGTCGCCGTTGTGGTAGGTATAACTCAGATTCCTTACATGAATCCCGTTTTCAAAAAGTTCGTCTTTATTTGTTCCCGGCAGCAACTTTCTTTCATCGTCGGTTCCCTTTCTGTCCATGATGGTTTGAATACTGCTGATACCCACAAATCCTTGCTGAAAAACAGTGAGCACCCATCCCAATCCCATTATCGGATGGGCCAGCAACGCGGCGTAAGCAATATATTCCGTTAACTGCCCAATAGTGAACTTTCCATTGATTACATACATTCCGCCTACAAAAAATATGATGATCTTTAGAATCTGTCCGAGGTTGGCAAGCAAGGGGATAACGAAGGACCGAATCCACGAAATTTTAAGGGTGGCATCGTAATAATCGATATTATCCTTTTGAACCGCATTTTCGGCGTGCTCGTAGATATTGTAACTTTTTATTACGCTGTTTCCCGAAAGAAACGAGATAATTTTTCCGGAAAGCTTTTGCAAGGTATTCATTCTTGCGTGTGTGTTTTTAACCATCACCTTCATGCCATAGCGTACAATGACAAAAACCACCACCATTGGGATGACACAATACAGCGTTAGCATGGGCGACAATTTCCACATCATGTACGGTGTAAGCGACAAAGACAACAGAATGTTACCGATTTGCAAAATGCCAAATCCGGTAATCATTCGCACGCCATTAATATCATTGTTCACACGCGAAATAATATTTCCGGTGGAATTTTTATCGTAATAATCCTTTCCGAATGAGGCCAGCTTTTGGAACATCTCGCCTTTTAATTGTCGCTCTATCAGGCGGGCCGGGAAAAAGATTAAAATACGAGAGAGTGTTCGTACCAGAATTAATCCCGCAGCCAAACCAACAATAATCAATACATTTTTATGAAATTCGGCTTCATTTCCCTCACGGCCAGCTGCAATCAGGTCGATTGTTTTCTGAATAAATCCGGGAATAGTAATCGAAGTCCATACGGTAAGCACCAGAAAGATGATTCCACCTGTGTACCACCATCGGTATTGATGTGTGTATTTTAATATAAATTTTAGTTTCGACAACATGCTCCGATATCCTGTTTTTGTCGTTTAAAGATCGACATATTTTTGCATTTGTTCGTTTTGCCAGTTGTACACCAATTCCGGCAAAGTCTCGTTGTTCTCGTGGTAGCGCTTTAACAGCTTTTCTGCTACGGTAATTCCACTTTCAGTGATTTCGCGAACGGGAGCCAAAAAACGGCTTTCATCTTCAGAGCAACGAATCTTGGCACGTCGGGCAAGTCCATCTGATGCAATCCGAAAGATTTGTTTTGCAATAGCTCCAACGTTCAGGTCGCCACTTGTTGCATTCAATGCTTTTACAGGCACCTGAGCACGAAGGTTCTGCATGATGTTGACATCCCATTTTGAAATAAGTTCACTGGCTTCATCCAGGCTTTGACCGTCGTACAATAAGCCAACCCACAA
It includes:
- a CDS encoding ABC transporter ATP-binding protein; translated protein: MLSKLKFILKYTHQYRWWYTGGIIFLVLTVWTSITIPGFIQKTIDLIAAGREGNEAEFHKNVLIIVGLAAGLILVRTLSRILIFFPARLIERQLKGEMFQKLASFGKDYYDKNSTGNIISRVNNDINGVRMITGFGILQIGNILLSLSLTPYMMWKLSPMLTLYCVIPMVVVFVIVRYGMKVMVKNTHARMNTLQKLSGKIISFLSGNSVIKSYNIYEHAENAVQKDNIDYYDATLKISWIRSFVIPLLANLGQILKIIIFFVGGMYVINGKFTIGQLTEYIAYAALLAHPIMGLGWVLTVFQQGFVGISSIQTIMDRKGTDDERKLLPGTNKDELFENGIHVRNLSYTYHNGDKPVLEGISFSIKPGQVVGITGKVGSGKTTLIQCLNGYLRPGKGQIFFGEKDADSLKSEDIRSMVNTVSQEVFLFSDTIENNIGLTSDEAVEQERFDDVIYKSAFADELLRFPKKGKTMVGEKGIMLSGGQKQRISLARALYTQGELLILDDVFSAVDTDTERFLIKQIVENHAVKSLVVISNRISVLEKTDFTIVLEDGKMAAKGNHEELLRQSDFYRDISNLQQEGETKKEKQ